One part of the Pirellulales bacterium genome encodes these proteins:
- a CDS encoding DUF1501 domain-containing protein encodes MQDLLHHFATPSSVFASRRDFLCCAGSGCGLLALAGILGDQKLLADETQLVAASVDADFRRSPSTLNPLAARPGHFPAKAKSVIWLFMNGGQSQVDTWDYKPELEKRNGKPLEGFDKNTGFFANDVGPLMRSPFKFNRQGESGTWTAEIFAEQAKHVDRMAFIHSCFTETNNHSPALFQINTGFSRMGFPCAGAWVTYGLGTENRSLPAFVVMYDTLGRGLPKGNASNWGAGFLPGVYQGTALNPQGAPINNLQPPSSMTAGQQRQQLDLIAKLNRRRMEELHPPEADLAARIESFELAYRMQMSAPEVFDLIHEPEHIHKLYGTGEKRCAHFAKQALLARRLVENGVRFVQIYSGGMENERSWDGHKDIDGNHRQFAGETDQPIAALLTDLHHRGLLDSTLVICCGEFGRLPISQPSQKPGRDHNPHAFTTWLAGGGVKGGVHYGETDEIGHKAVIDKVSINDLHATVLHLLGLDHEKLTYRHNGRNFRLTDVAGRVVKAVVA; translated from the coding sequence ATGCAAGATCTACTTCATCATTTCGCCACACCCTCATCGGTCTTTGCTTCGCGCCGCGACTTTCTATGCTGCGCAGGCAGCGGCTGTGGATTGCTCGCGCTGGCGGGAATTCTCGGTGATCAGAAGCTGCTTGCGGACGAAACGCAGCTCGTTGCCGCGTCGGTGGACGCCGACTTCCGCCGATCGCCGTCCACTTTAAACCCACTTGCCGCCCGGCCAGGCCATTTCCCCGCCAAAGCCAAATCGGTGATCTGGCTGTTCATGAACGGCGGCCAGAGCCAGGTCGATACGTGGGACTACAAGCCGGAACTCGAAAAACGCAACGGCAAGCCGCTTGAAGGTTTCGACAAGAACACGGGCTTCTTTGCCAACGACGTCGGCCCGTTGATGCGCTCGCCGTTCAAGTTCAATCGCCAAGGAGAAAGTGGTACGTGGACGGCTGAAATCTTTGCCGAACAGGCCAAGCACGTCGATCGAATGGCGTTCATCCATTCGTGCTTCACCGAGACGAATAATCACAGCCCAGCACTGTTTCAGATCAACACCGGCTTCAGCCGGATGGGATTCCCCTGCGCGGGCGCATGGGTCACGTACGGCCTGGGGACCGAAAATCGCAGCCTACCGGCGTTCGTGGTGATGTACGACACGCTGGGGCGCGGATTGCCGAAGGGAAATGCGTCAAACTGGGGCGCGGGCTTTTTGCCGGGTGTGTATCAAGGGACGGCGCTCAACCCGCAAGGGGCGCCAATCAACAATCTCCAGCCACCCTCGAGCATGACAGCCGGCCAGCAGCGGCAGCAGCTCGATCTGATCGCCAAGCTCAACCGGCGACGGATGGAGGAGTTGCATCCGCCGGAAGCCGATCTTGCCGCACGGATCGAGAGTTTTGAGTTGGCCTATCGCATGCAAATGTCTGCGCCGGAAGTGTTTGATTTGATCCACGAACCGGAGCACATTCACAAGCTATACGGCACTGGCGAGAAGCGCTGCGCCCATTTTGCCAAACAGGCCCTGCTTGCGCGGCGACTCGTCGAAAACGGCGTCCGCTTCGTCCAAATCTACAGCGGCGGAATGGAGAACGAGCGAAGCTGGGACGGCCACAAAGACATCGACGGCAACCATCGCCAATTCGCCGGCGAAACCGACCAGCCAATTGCCGCACTGCTGACCGACCTGCACCATCGCGGGTTGCTCGATTCGACGCTCGTCATCTGCTGCGGCGAATTCGGCCGATTGCCGATTTCGCAGCCTTCTCAAAAGCCCGGCCGCGACCACAATCCGCACGCCTTCACCACTTGGCTGGCCGGCGGCGGCGTGAAAGGGGGCGTCCACTACGGCGAGACCGACGAGATCGGTCACAAAGCCGTGATCGACAAAGTCAGCATCAACGACCTGCACGCCACCGTACTGCACCTCTTGGGGCTCGACCACGAAAAACTCACCTACCGCCACAATGGCCGCAACTTCCGCTTGACGGATGTAGCCGGGCGCGTCGTGAAAGCTGTCGTGGCATAA
- a CDS encoding class I SAM-dependent rRNA methyltransferase has product MTDSADHISAPSGLGTAQVILKPRKAQPFFGRHPWVLDSAIHRVEGAPADGDVVDLLSDKGRFIARGMLNGRSKLRVRLYTWDAAELINDEFFYRRLESAIKFRQCSTFSPRERSGVRNEPLTRGVARGQPNDALRLVFSEADGLSGLIVDRYGEYLVVQATSLAIWKRLDPLVDSLLQLTHARGIVLRQEAGAVKLEGFPHEEGRHWGKLPDGPVFIEEHGLRYGVDLREGQKTGFYLDQRENRRTAAAYFAGRRVLDMFCYSGGFAMNAIKHGGAAEVLGVDTSEKAVALARANAELNGLANLQFQTGDGFRTLQDLAENRDRFGAIVLDPPKFARSRAAVNDALMAYHHINRLAVNLLEPGGILVTCSCSGHVAREDFLHMLAGVAQRSGRNIQILEQRGAAEDHPVAATCLESEYLKCFICRVI; this is encoded by the coding sequence ATGACTGACTCAGCCGATCACATTTCTGCGCCGTCTGGTTTAGGTACCGCCCAGGTGATTCTCAAGCCGCGAAAGGCCCAGCCATTTTTCGGCCGGCATCCTTGGGTGCTCGATTCGGCGATTCACCGCGTCGAAGGCGCGCCGGCGGATGGCGACGTCGTCGATCTCTTATCCGATAAGGGCCGTTTTATTGCGCGCGGCATGTTGAACGGTCGCAGTAAACTGCGCGTGCGGCTTTACACGTGGGATGCCGCCGAACTCATCAATGACGAATTTTTTTATCGGCGTCTGGAATCGGCGATCAAGTTTCGACAGTGCAGCACGTTCTCACCGCGCGAAAGAAGCGGTGTTCGGAACGAGCCGTTGACAAGAGGCGTTGCCAGAGGGCAACCCAATGACGCATTACGGCTAGTATTCAGCGAAGCCGACGGCCTCAGTGGCCTGATCGTCGATCGCTATGGCGAATATCTTGTCGTGCAAGCCACATCGCTTGCGATCTGGAAGCGGCTCGATCCGTTGGTCGATTCGCTGCTGCAACTCACCCATGCCCGCGGCATCGTCTTGCGGCAGGAAGCCGGCGCGGTAAAGCTCGAAGGCTTTCCGCACGAGGAAGGGCGCCACTGGGGCAAACTGCCCGATGGCCCGGTTTTTATTGAAGAACACGGCCTGCGGTACGGCGTCGATCTGCGTGAAGGCCAAAAAACTGGTTTCTATCTCGACCAGCGGGAAAACCGCCGAACGGCAGCGGCATACTTTGCCGGCCGGCGCGTCCTCGACATGTTTTGCTACAGTGGCGGCTTTGCGATGAATGCGATCAAACATGGAGGTGCCGCCGAAGTACTGGGCGTGGATACCAGCGAGAAGGCTGTCGCTCTGGCCCGTGCCAACGCCGAACTCAACGGCCTTGCGAATCTCCAATTCCAAACCGGCGATGGCTTTCGCACGTTGCAAGATCTGGCCGAGAATCGCGATCGGTTTGGTGCAATCGTCCTCGACCCGCCGAAGTTCGCTCGCAGCCGCGCTGCGGTGAACGATGCATTAATGGCCTATCACCACATCAATCGCCTGGCCGTCAACCTGCTTGAACCTGGCGGTATTCTGGTCACTTGCAGTTGTTCCGGCCACGTTGCCCGCGAAGACTTCTTGCACATGCTCGCCGGCGTCGCCCAGCGCAGCGGTCGCAACATCCAAATCCTCGAACAACGGGGCGCTGCTGAAGACCATCCCGTCGCGGCAACCTGCTTGGAAAGCGAGTATTTGAAGTGCTTTATCTGCCGTGTAATCTGA
- a CDS encoding MerC domain-containing protein, which yields MHSFAEAAAAVDLHGVPRWGLLLLVVIAIGVLAVALANSHTRRTMMRLAIGIAFLALIAGAYFASRSGSLESQRRAKTMSRLQQIGNDFMAEAQDPASRKLSQNTTLPMLAATVAETRGEKPKQKQDVVPTWIDEAPQWRVEEYYVVVRSGETSDPAMRKELLDIKMAAEAGRYIDEFVLQDPDAAEAVKIDTAYLRQHCVAAEYESAESAESFVHMKFDRRFDDEVKRRYRAYASTSRVEKLGGVTLGVLGAIAAALAYLRFTKPRPV from the coding sequence ATGCATAGCTTTGCCGAAGCGGCAGCAGCGGTGGATTTGCATGGGGTACCCAGGTGGGGCCTGCTGTTGCTGGTCGTGATCGCCATTGGCGTACTGGCGGTGGCGCTCGCCAACTCGCACACTCGGCGAACGATGATGCGATTGGCTATCGGCATTGCATTCCTTGCCTTGATTGCAGGGGCCTATTTTGCTTCTCGATCTGGATCTCTCGAAAGCCAGCGGCGGGCCAAAACAATGAGTCGCTTGCAACAGATTGGCAATGACTTCATGGCTGAAGCGCAAGACCCTGCTTCAAGAAAGCTTTCGCAAAACACAACGTTGCCAATGCTTGCGGCAACTGTCGCTGAGACCCGTGGGGAAAAGCCGAAACAAAAGCAAGATGTTGTCCCGACCTGGATCGACGAAGCTCCACAATGGCGAGTCGAGGAGTATTACGTGGTAGTTCGCAGCGGTGAAACCTCCGATCCAGCGATGCGCAAAGAGTTGCTCGACATCAAAATGGCCGCTGAGGCAGGGCGGTATATCGATGAATTCGTGCTACAAGATCCTGACGCGGCCGAGGCTGTAAAGATCGATACGGCCTATTTGCGTCAACACTGTGTTGCAGCGGAATATGAGTCGGCCGAAAGCGCCGAGTCGTTTGTCCACATGAAATTCGATCGCCGATTCGACGACGAAGTCAAGCGACGATATCGAGCATACGCTTCCACCAGTCGCGTCGAGAAGCTCGGCGGAGTGACGCTCGGCGTACTCGGCGCCATCGCCGCAGCGCTGGCGTATCTGCGTTTCACCAAGCCGCGGCCAGTGTAG
- a CDS encoding PSD1 domain-containing protein, with the protein MPCFGFYRAVGCCAMLVLTVASRLSAADEHPAAKSNAAPMLPSPDGLKLFNDEVHAILVTKCVDCHGGKKVESDFDMTTREGLLKGGAYGEAIVPGKASDSLLVKVVRHTDDPHMPEGADKLPDDMIAKIEAWIDAGAPYSGPLVKKGAPKGHSTVTAADRDFWSFRPLDDPQPPAVKDSTWARTAIDRFILAKLESQGIQPNLAADKRVLIRRAYFDLLGLPPTLEEVESFANDASPDAYEKWIDRLLESPHYGERWGRHWLDLVRFAESHGYEHDTDRPNAYPYRDFVIKALNADMPYNQFVRWQIAGDEFAPEDPLAWIATGFLGAGTHATQITANQAEKERYDELDDQVSTIGTALLGLTIGCARCHDHKFDPIPTHDYYRMIATFTKTVRSDHPVVLNAAEYCRQKGEFEAKLQAKHAELRQYASAALQPWLAQRSDDADRCCCDSWIRVLAPGLEIARQLGLLVWFESTDAKCQAMAAEINALIKEQPKPETQTALVCSEGLPPIRLNTQGPDYYEQTYFLKRGDLSQKIGAAAPGFLQVLMRLPNSEQPWSEPAPEESRTPYRRRNLAHWITDVHGGAGNLLARVIVNRLWQHHFGRGLVATPSDFGTQGEPPTQPELLDWLAQELIRNNWRLKPLHRSIMTSAVYRQSATFDATRSKIDPDNLLHWRRTRHRLEGEIIRDAMLVAGGTLDEKMFGPGTLDQNQKRRSIYFTVKRSQMIPLLTLFDAPDALQGVGQRPSTTVAPQALWLLNNPQVQGYARAFAERLRSAADDSIANAVRRGYEIAFSRLPTDSEQSVAIEYLAEQTKELIAAGKQEDEALLASLTNFCQALFSLNEFIYVE; encoded by the coding sequence ATGCCCTGTTTTGGATTCTACAGAGCGGTTGGCTGCTGCGCCATGTTGGTGCTGACAGTTGCTTCGCGTTTGTCTGCCGCCGACGAACATCCAGCGGCGAAGTCAAATGCGGCACCCATGCTGCCATCGCCCGATGGCCTAAAGCTCTTTAACGACGAAGTTCACGCGATCTTGGTCACAAAGTGCGTCGATTGTCACGGCGGCAAGAAGGTCGAAAGCGACTTCGACATGACGACCCGTGAAGGGCTGCTCAAGGGGGGGGCCTACGGCGAGGCGATCGTCCCCGGTAAAGCGTCCGACAGCTTGCTCGTGAAAGTCGTGCGGCACACCGACGATCCGCACATGCCCGAAGGGGCCGACAAGCTGCCCGACGACATGATTGCAAAGATTGAGGCCTGGATCGACGCCGGCGCACCCTATTCTGGTCCGCTGGTGAAAAAGGGGGCACCCAAAGGGCACAGCACGGTGACAGCGGCCGACCGCGACTTCTGGTCGTTTCGGCCACTTGATGATCCGCAGCCGCCGGCCGTGAAAGATTCGACGTGGGCCCGTACGGCAATCGATCGGTTCATCTTGGCGAAACTTGAATCGCAGGGGATTCAACCCAATCTGGCGGCCGACAAGCGCGTCCTCATTCGCCGCGCCTATTTTGATCTGTTGGGGCTGCCGCCCACCCTAGAGGAAGTCGAATCGTTTGCCAATGATGCCTCGCCCGACGCATACGAAAAGTGGATCGATCGCCTGCTGGAAAGCCCGCATTACGGCGAACGCTGGGGGCGACATTGGCTCGATTTGGTTCGCTTTGCCGAGAGCCATGGCTACGAACACGACACCGACCGGCCGAATGCTTATCCTTATCGCGACTTTGTCATCAAGGCGCTGAACGCCGACATGCCCTACAACCAATTTGTGCGCTGGCAAATTGCCGGCGACGAATTCGCCCCGGAAGATCCGCTGGCGTGGATAGCAACGGGCTTTCTTGGCGCCGGTACGCATGCGACGCAAATCACCGCCAACCAGGCCGAGAAAGAGCGCTACGATGAATTGGACGATCAGGTATCGACGATCGGAACGGCACTGCTCGGGTTGACCATCGGCTGCGCCCGCTGCCACGATCACAAATTTGACCCAATTCCGACACACGATTATTACCGCATGATCGCCACATTCACCAAGACCGTGCGCAGCGATCATCCGGTGGTATTGAACGCCGCCGAATATTGCCGGCAGAAAGGCGAGTTCGAGGCAAAGCTGCAAGCGAAGCACGCAGAGTTGCGGCAATATGCGTCGGCCGCCCTGCAACCATGGCTTGCGCAAAGGTCGGATGACGCGGATCGGTGCTGCTGTGATTCGTGGATCCGAGTTCTTGCACCCGGGTTGGAAATCGCTCGCCAATTGGGCTTGCTCGTTTGGTTTGAATCGACCGACGCCAAATGCCAGGCTATGGCGGCCGAGATCAACGCCCTGATCAAGGAGCAGCCCAAGCCAGAAACGCAAACTGCGCTGGTTTGTAGCGAGGGACTGCCGCCGATACGACTCAATACACAAGGGCCGGACTATTACGAGCAGACCTACTTTCTCAAACGCGGCGACTTGAGTCAAAAAATTGGAGCAGCGGCCCCCGGCTTCTTACAAGTTCTAATGCGCTTACCCAATAGCGAGCAACCTTGGTCGGAACCAGCCCCAGAGGAGAGCCGCACGCCCTACCGCCGTCGAAATCTGGCGCATTGGATTACCGACGTCCACGGCGGCGCGGGCAACTTGCTTGCCCGCGTCATTGTCAATCGACTCTGGCAGCACCATTTCGGTCGTGGCCTGGTGGCGACGCCCAGTGATTTTGGCACACAAGGAGAACCGCCAACACAACCCGAATTGCTCGATTGGCTAGCGCAGGAACTGATTCGCAACAATTGGCGACTTAAACCGCTGCACAGGTCGATCATGACGAGCGCGGTTTACAGGCAAAGCGCCACGTTCGACGCCACCCGCTCGAAGATCGATCCAGACAACTTGCTGCATTGGCGTCGTACGCGACATCGCCTGGAAGGCGAAATCATTCGCGACGCGATGCTCGTCGCAGGAGGTACGCTGGATGAAAAAATGTTCGGCCCTGGCACGCTCGACCAAAATCAGAAACGCCGCAGTATTTACTTTACGGTGAAGCGCAGTCAGATGATTCCGCTGCTCACCCTGTTCGATGCCCCCGATGCGCTCCAAGGCGTCGGTCAGCGACCATCGACCACGGTTGCTCCGCAAGCTTTGTGGCTGCTCAACAATCCACAAGTGCAGGGCTATGCTCGCGCTTTCGCAGAGCGTCTGAGGTCCGCCGCCGACGATTCCATTGCGAACGCCGTCCGACGGGGTTACGAAATTGCATTCAGCCGCCTGCCGACAGATTCGGAACAATCTGTTGCGATTGAATATCTCGCCGAGCAAACCAAGGAATTGATCGCCGCTGGCAAACAAGAGGACGAAGCATTGCTGGCCTCGCTAACGAACTTCTGCCAGGCGCTGTTCAGCTTGAATGAGTTTATTTATGTGGAGTGA